caagagagagaaaaacggctgcgaataccggaactctaacttcttctacttgttgagctttcatttttcgcaatcgacgaaattgactgctttgaagaaagctcgtttcaatgcaataattacgactttacgtaattcgtaacttcccttccgtaactccaaataattacgtaattccgtaaattacgtgcaagcctactgcTGGCGAGAACTCAAATAGTTCTGGAGAAATTTTAACGCATGACCGCGAAACCCATAGTGACTCATTTTTCTGATTAGTATGCTATGATCAACGGTATCGAACGCTTTTTTCAGGTCGAGAAATATGGCACTAACGTATTCCCTTCTCTCTAACCGGTCATAAAAGTAAGTCATCATATCTATAATTGCATGATTAGTAGAGTGCCTCTTCTGGAATCCAAACTGAGATTTGTTTATAATACTATGTCGCTCTATGAATTGTGTTAGTCTAGCATGTAAAAGTTTTTCGAAGACCATAGTCAATGTAGAAAGGACTGATATTGGGCGATAATTAGATGTACTTTCCCTATCGCCACTCTTATAAACAGGTGATACTTTGGCGATTTTCAAACTATTAGGGAAAATTCCATGTTCTATAGAagcattaaaaaaattacagaGGATTGGGGAAACTAAGTCAGcagcatattttaaaaatttggtgGGTATATTATCATAACCGACTGCTTTACCTTCTGGTAAACTTGCTATAGTACTATACGTTTTGTTGAAAGTTGTGGGCCTAAGAAAAAAAGATTCTTTGATAGGGTTCCTAAGATTACTCAGAAATGATCCCTCAATGTAGGAGATTTTCTCAGAAAGTTTAGGGCCTATAGAGatgaaataattattaaaatagtTAGCAATCGCACCTGGATCGCTTACTTTGAACCCACTATCCGTTCTTAGGGCTTTGATTGAATTTATTGGggttttcgttttttttatgtTGACTAGTCGGCCAATTAAATTCCATGTGGATTTAATGTCACCACTGACTAGTTTGAATTTATCAaagtaatacaatttttttgccTTGGCTATCAAAACCGAAAGTAAGTGGCTATAACTTATATACAATCTATGTTGCATATTGTTACCATTTTTGAAGTGAGTTTTGTgcattttacgtttttttttaattgaagtgCGAATTCCCTTGGTTAACCAGGGTTTGGCTAGAAGTCTAGTCTCACGCCGACTCAGTGGTTTCATTGGTGCATTGGCATCAATTGTTGATTTAATTATTTCTACaaatgaatcaaataaaatgtttaaattatcATGCGTAATTTGGCAGCTCGACATAGGGAGGAAAGAAGTTTCTAGATCAAATCTATAGTTATCAATGGAGAAGTGTCTCATATCACGCCTAAATActtgtttttgactttttataaCAACAGGAGCAGAAACTGTGCAAAGTTGTGCATAGTGATCACTGATATCGCTTAAGATGACAAAGCTAGACAGATTATAATTTATAGCGTTAGTGAAAATATTATCGATCAGAGTACTTGAAGTTCGAGTTACTCTTGTTGGCTTTGTAATTAGGGGTAACGATAAATTAGCAAGATGCATATCTATGTACTTCATAGTGGTCAAATCTGATGATTGACTTAATAAGTCAATGTTCCAGTCTcctaataaaataaacaattttttgtctttgttcAACTTCTCTAAAACATTGGAAATAGTTGCAGTAAATTTGATAATATCTTTCCTTGGGTGTTTATAGATTATTCCAATTATGAATGAAATGGTCGAATTTAGTTTTAGGTTTATCCACAGATCTTCACAGTCAGGATGCCCTAGGTCATATTCATGAATCTCAGAGAAATTGAGGTCTTGACTAACATATAGCCCTACTCCCCCAGCAGAAGTTTTGGAAGGTTTATGGATGAATTCGTAATTGCATAATGATATGTTTGAAGTGGGAGTTGGCCCAAGCTTCGTTTCAGATATTGCAATGAGCTGCGGAGGTGTAATAAGTTCAGCCAATAGGTTAACAAGCTCATCATGATTTTTTTGAAGGGATCTGATATTTAAATGGAAAGCAATAAGACTATTCTTTGGCATGGACCTACTAATGAAATTAAGATTGAAAACTTCTAAATTTTCACAATCACAACCACTTATTTCATTTAGCACTTTGAAATTACGGGCAAAAGCACTATGAAGATTTTGACATGATTGAAAAGGCGGTGTTAAACACTTTTGGCACAAATATGACTGAGCTTGGGTTGCCGACACAGAAACCTGGGTACATTCAGAATGGAATTGTTCGccacatatttcacattttGATCTGATGTTATTAATCTACTACATAAATGACATGTTAAATCAATATTAGTCATACTGGAATAGATAATAAGTTACACTCACATAATGATTATTTGATTTTAGCGAGATCTTCTTCGCATCTTATATTTAGAGAGTTTCTTACGTCACTGTTCTTTTTGACAAATACTTTCCCATTTGAAGTCCAGATAAATCTATATCCACAACTGTTTTTTGCAGCTCTAGCTCTGAAGTACAGGTCTTTGTTCAGAGCGGTTAGGTTTTCTGCTATGAATATTTTTGATGGTTCTTGAAAGTTATCACTTGATTTTATAGTACGCAAGAATTtccttttttcaaatatcttaattttgtttttgcggTGGATGAACTTGGCAATAATAGCAGGAGTTCTATTTTCTCCAGCTCCTGTTGGCATTCTATGCGACCCAGAGATGTCGTTTTCTTGGATATTAACACCGATCATCTTAGCTATGCTGCAGACTATTCCATCTGTGTTTTCATTTTCAGTGACAGGGACTCCATGGAACTCCAGATTTTCAAGTCGGCCTCTTCTTTCTTGATCCTCTAACTTTTCAGAAACATAATACAAATCATCCTCAAGATCGTATATGCGATCAAGGAGATTTACAATGGTCTTTTTGTTCTCGGATGCTtgtttttccaatattttgttcTTTGTTGCTAGGTCGTCATACATTTTGGTATGAAATGTTTGGCTCTCTTTAATTTCAGTCAATTCAGATCTTATTACTCGCATTGACTGGCTTAGGTCACTGAGTATTTCCTGGATATTCGGTGTTAAGGGTGTCAGAATGTCCGAGTTATCTGAAAAGTCGTAGTTGTCGTCAAGGCACTGCCCTATCATAGCTGGAAGTTGTAGGGTGAtgccatttattatattttttgttatcagGGGGAGAATCCCACTCACAATCTCGCTGTGCTGAGATAGATCAGATGTAGTAGACATGTTTAGGGGTCCTCCAGTTTTCCCAGATTGCAGTTGCTCCTCTTTATCAGCACATTTTGTTGTAGTTTTAGCATGCACCTTTTTGGTCTTGGAAGGTGTTTTCTCTCTTGATGGTGGTCTTGGTGGGTTCATATTTAATTTGAGTATAGAGTTATGCTATTTTAGACTAGAACCTGCGTGATCTTAATCAAACAGCGAACCGGCACGGCgaagtcttataaaaacttcccgaagatttgagagtgccattgagaaatcactaccatgagccaaaacatcatcaagaaaattgaaacacccgTTCCACAGGAGATCACCAAGGATATTGTCCATCATCCGTTCGAATGTCGCGGGAGCATTCGCTAAACCGAATGGCATCACTACAAAGTGAAAATGTCCACGGCCTGGGATGCTGAATGCTGTCTTTTCGCGGTCTGCAGGGTCAATCTCCACTTGCCAATATCCGCTTGCGAGATCaagagttgagaaccattgggctccgtttaaggactcaatgatatcctcaatacgcggcaagggatatgcgtctttgtatgtgacgtcattaagcaatctaaaatccacgcaaaatctggtagaaccatcctttttgggaactaggacaatgggagaagaatatggagaatcgctgggttctatgacaccctgagccagcatattatcaacagcTTTTTCGGCTATCTTCCTACGCGCCCACCCCATTCGACGAGGAGCCTGCCGAATCGGCTGTGGTGTGGTTGTGATGATCCTATGCTTTGCTACTGAAGTACGGCCAAGTTCACCATTTGGCCCTACAAATACATCATGGAATTCGGAAATCAAATTTACCAACTGTTCACGTTAATTCGGGGTTAGATCCTC
The sequence above is a segment of the Styela clava chromosome 7, kaStyClav1.hap1.2, whole genome shotgun sequence genome. Coding sequences within it:
- the LOC144425099 gene encoding uncharacterized protein LOC144425099, with the protein product MNPPRPPSREKTPSKTKKVHAKTTTKCADKEEQLQSGKTGGPLNMSTTSDLSQHSEIVSGILPLITKNIINGITLQLPAMIGQCLDDNYDFSDNSDILTPLTPNIQEILSDLSQSMRVIRSELTEIKESQTFHTKMYDDLATKNKILEKQASENKKTIVNLLDRIYDLEDDLYYVSEKLEDQERRGRLENLEFHGVPVTENENTDGIVCSIAKMIGVNIQENDISGSHRMPTGAGENRTPAIIAKFIHRKNKIKIFEKRKFLRTIKSSDNFQEPSKIFIAENLTALNKDLYFRARAAKNSCGYRFIWTSNGKVFVKKNSDVRNSLNIRCEEDLAKIK